From Quercus lobata isolate SW786 chromosome 1, ValleyOak3.0 Primary Assembly, whole genome shotgun sequence, one genomic window encodes:
- the LOC115953133 gene encoding uncharacterized protein LOC115953133 gives MKEGETLKTYSDRYWETYNEVDGSFEDVAVRTFKVGLLAEHKLRKLLTMKSTSNMRQLMDRIAQGTINVILARLGNNGTSSTGVMSVGMGCDIEADDHAPKRAKAMVTLTLSFSEKDKQGTLQPHDNTLVVTVRIRGYDVKRVLVDQGSGAEIMCPDLYWGLNLRPEDLDKYDSPLIGIYLELVCHQLNVNLKVVPRKHPLQRSSKNHAEVVRIVVNKLKQAGAIKEIFYPEWLANTVMVKKKNRKWRVCLDFTDLNKVYPKDTFPIPRIDQLVAATVGHPRMSFLDAFQGYYQIPLSLSDQEKTAIRAPNGNYYYCVMLFSLKNVEEHLANLGEAFSVLREHKLRLNASKCSFRVSSGKFLGYMITYRGIEVNPEQIKAINSLRPPSNPREVQRLTGMAEALHRPDKEEVLYTYHAITDYAVSFVLVRKEDGIQRPIYYVSKSLQEVETRYLPLEKAVLAIVHAIRKLPYYFQAHTIVVLTQLPLQALLRKSDYTSRIAKWETKLGAYDVKYVPRTAIKGQILTDFVAKFTEGAPEKEEAVMGVLVMSATIVPLWKVYTDGASNRKGAGVGIVLVTLEKLIIEKLLRLGFLATNNETEYEALLAGVAMVRLLGGKMVELYSDSRLIVGQVNGNFEAQDERMQEYLAKVQNARAQFKSFILKQIPKGKNSHTDSLAMFATSL, from the exons ATGAAAGAGGGAGAGACCCTCAAGACTTACTCAGACCGATATTGGGAAACATATAATGAAGTTGATGGAAGCTTTGAGGATGTGGCCGTGAGGACTTTCAAGGTTGGGCTCCTCGCTGAGCACAAGTTGAGGAAGTTGTTGACGATGAAATCCACTTCGAACATGCGCCAGCTCATGGATCGCATAG CACAGGGCACTATCAATGTAATTCTCGCCAGGCTAGGGAACAATGGGACCTCAAGCACTGGGGTTATGTCAGTAGGTATGGGTTGTGATATAGAGGCTGATGATCATGCTCCCAAAAGAGCAAAGGCGATGGTCACCCTTACTCTGAGTTTTTCTGAGAAGGATAAGCAAGGAACCCTCCAACCACATGATAACACTCTAGTGGTTACCGTTAGGATTAGGGGCTACGATGTGAAAAGAGTACTAGTTGACCAAGGGAGTGGAGCAGAGATCATGTGCCCAGATTTGTACTGGGGGCTAAATTTGAGGCCCGAGGACTTAGACAAGTATGATTCACCGCTGATAG GAATTTATCTCGAGCTGGTGTGTCACCAGCTGAACGTAAATCTCAAGGTTGTGCCACGTAAACATCCTCTTCAGCGCTCATCCAAAAATCACGCCGAGGTAGTCAGGATAGTGGTGAACAAGTTGAAGCAGGCTGGAGCCATCAAGGAGATTTTCTATCCCGAGTGGCTGGCCAACACAGTAatggttaaaaagaaaaacaggaaATGGCGAGTGTGCTTGGATTTCACTGACTTGAACAAAGTCTACCCAAAAGACACCTTCCCCATTCCTAGAATTGACCAGTTGGTGGCCGCCACGGTGGGacatcctcggatgagtttcttggatgcctttcagggTTACTATCAGATACCTCTGTCATTGTCTGACCAGGAGAAAACGGCCATTCGTGCTCCCAATGGGAACTATTATTATTGTGTGATGCTCTTTAGCCTAAAAAAT GTAGAAGAGCATTTGGCCAATTTGGGGGAGGCTTTCTCAGTTTTGAGAGAGCATAAACTACGCCTGAATGCATCTAAGTGTTCTTTTAGGGTCAGCTCGGGCAAATTTTTGGGTTACATGATTACTTACCGCGGAATTGAAGTCAACCCAGAGCAGATCAAGGCTATTAACAGTTTACGTCCTCCTTCAAATCCCAGGGAGGTGCAGAGGTTGACTGGGATGGCAGAAGCCTTACACAG GCCCGACAAGGAGGAGGTGTTGTATACATACCATGCAATCACCGACTACGCTGTTAGCTTCGTCCTAGTCAGGAAGGAGGACGGAATTCAGAGGCCCATCTACTATGTTAGCAAATCCCTGCAGGAGGTTGAGACGCGCTATCTTCCTTTGGAAAAGGCAGTGTTGGCCATAGTGCATGCCATTAGGAAACTTCCTTATTATTTCCAAGCCCATACCATTGTGGTGCTTACCCAGCTCCCTTTGCAAGCCCTACTGAGGAAATCAGATTACACTAGCAGGATTGCTAAATGGGAAACCAAGCTAGGAGCCTATGATGTCAAGTACGTGCCTCGGACCGCCATAAAAGGACAGATCCTAACAGACTTTGTAGCAAAGTTCACTGAGGGTGCCCCCGAAAAGGAGGAGGCAGTCATGGGGGTATTGGTCATGTCGGCCACTATTGTTCCATTGTGGAAAGTTTATACAGATGGAGCTTCCAACCGAAAGGGAGCAGGAGTAGGGATTGTGTTGGTCACCCTTGAGAAGCTGATAATAGAGAAATTGTTGCGACTGGGATTCTTAGCCACCAATAATGAGACTGAGTACGAGGCTCTACTAGCAGGGGTAGCTATGGTCAGGCTGCTGGGAGGAAAAATGGTTGAGTTGTACTCGGATTCTAGACTGATCGTGGGGCAAGTCAATGGAAACTTTGAAGCTCAGGATGAAAGGATGCAAGAGTACCTTGCTAAAGTGCAGAATGCACGAGCTCAGTTTAAGAGTTTTATATTGAAGCAAATCCCTAAGGGAAAGAACTCTCATACAGATTCTCTAGCGATGTTTGCCACTTCGCTATAG